From the genome of Candidatus Scalindua japonica:
GCTTTGTGATTGAAAAGGTACCGCGTCTTTCCTTCGCTTTTTTTGAAGCTCCAAAGCTTTTTCTTCTGATTGATGGCCCCGGCTGGCATTACCAGATGGATATGCGGGTGGTAATCGAGAGAGCGAGAGTGGGTGTGCAAAACAGTGATGGCTCCAGCGTTTCCTTGTAATACGCTGTCATTTTGGACAAAGGTTTTTACGGTTTCCCAACAACACTGTATCATTATCGAGTAAAGCAAGCGTTGATGCTGCCATGCTAATGATCGAAGCTCTTTGGGTATAGTAACCTAAATTGGAGAAAAAAGTTAATAACTATGCAATGTGTCTTCCTGGATGCCGAAAGCATCAAAAATAATTTTTTGTCTTTTGGATAATTCGCTGAGAATCGGATCGTTTTTCTCTATGTGAGTGATTTTTAATTTTTTGAGTTCAGCAAATAATTCTTTTACTGTGTATTTGTTAAATAACTTCTTTTCCTTCATAACTCTTGATGCTTCTGCATAGATAATCAACGCAACAAATTTTATAAATAAACGGCCATCGACATTATATTGACTATGTGCTCGCAACCTATCTCCATTCATTTCATTTTTGTATATATTAACCCGGCAATTAAATACATTGAAATTTTCTCTGGATATGTTATAATTGCTGCATGGAAAATATCGATGCACGAAAACTTTCAACAGAAACCCAGCAACAAATACGTAACCAATCAATTCGACTCAGAAAGTCTGGAAAAACCTACAGAGAAATATCAGAGATTACCGGTATTCATCTAAATACTATTGCCAGATGGTGTAAAGCTTATCAGCGTAAAGGTGCTAAAGCTATTCAAATTAAGAGAAGGGGTAGACGAGTGGGTAACTGCCGAACATTGACCCCGGAGCGAGAAAGAGAAATCCAGAAAATTATTTATGAGAAGTGTCCTGATCAGCTTAAATTTTCTTTTGCATTGTGGACTCGTAAAGCAGTTCAGCAGTTAATCAAACAACTCTGTTGCTTTGATATGCCGGTACGAACTGTAGGTGAATATTTAAAACGATGGGGTTTTACGCCTCAAAAGCCATTACGCAGAGCTTACAAGCAGAATTCTAAAGCCGTTAATGAATGGCTGGATAAAGAGTATCCTGCAATTGCACAAAAAGCTAAAAAAGAAAAAGCAGAAATCCACTGGGGAGATGAAACGGGACTTTGTAATGACAGTTATCACGGCAGAAGCTATGCACCACGAGGGCAAACACCCGCGATTCGCCTTCACCCCAGGTGCAAACGGGTGAATTTGATTTCTACAGTTACGAATCAAGGCAAGGTAAGATTTATGGTATATAAGGATAAAATGAATTCTAGTACTCTTATAAAATTTATGAAACGCCTTATCAAAGATTCAACAAGAAAGATATTTCTGGTTCTTGATAATTTAAAGGTTCATCATAGTCACATTGTAAGGAATTGGCGACAAAAGCATAAAGAGCAAATAGAGGTTTTCTTTTTACCCTCTTACTCCCCGGAGTTAAATCCAGATGAGTATTTAAATTGTGATTTAAAAGCAGGTGTACATTCCAAAACGCCTGCAAGAACAAAAGAGCAACTCAAGAATAAGGCAATATCTCATCTGAGAAAACTTCAAAAGTCTCCGGGCAGAGTAAGGAAATACTTTAAACATCCAAAAATTGCGTATGCTGCATAGTCAATCTATTTAATTGCCGGGTTAATATCAAACATTTTTTCAACCTGATCTTTTTGGCGATAAAGATTTAATACTTCCGCTTTGTCCATTTGTTGTTTGTTTGTTATTAACACAAAGCTTCCCATTTTATAAATAAACGATTTTATCTTTTTTGCATTTTTTTCTATCCGCAATGTCGTTTTATTCCATTTAAAATAATCTCTGTATTTTTCTGGAATATTTAACTTTCTATATTTCAGGTATTCCTTAAGCACTTTAAAACTTTTATCCTTAAACTTCTCCTCGTATTCGAATAATACTGAGAAAAAATTATGTTTTTGTTCTACTTCAGATTTTTCATTGAAAAAAATATGTGCGTCAAATTCGTTTCCATCAAATTCAAAAGGTCTTTGCTGGTAATGCAGTATCTCTT
Proteins encoded in this window:
- a CDS encoding IS630 family transposase gives rise to the protein MENIDARKLSTETQQQIRNQSIRLRKSGKTYREISEITGIHLNTIARWCKAYQRKGAKAIQIKRRGRRVGNCRTLTPEREREIQKIIYEKCPDQLKFSFALWTRKAVQQLIKQLCCFDMPVRTVGEYLKRWGFTPQKPLRRAYKQNSKAVNEWLDKEYPAIAQKAKKEKAEIHWGDETGLCNDSYHGRSYAPRGQTPAIRLHPRCKRVNLISTVTNQGKVRFMVYKDKMNSSTLIKFMKRLIKDSTRKIFLVLDNLKVHHSHIVRNWRQKHKEQIEVFFLPSYSPELNPDEYLNCDLKAGVHSKTPARTKEQLKNKAISHLRKLQKSPGRVRKYFKHPKIAYAA